Proteins from a genomic interval of Alteromonas macleodii ATCC 27126:
- the metJ gene encoding met regulon transcriptional regulator MetJ, with amino-acid sequence MAEWNGKYIHPYAEHGKKSEQVKKVTVSIPINVLKALTDERTRRQINNLRHATNSELLCEAFLHAFTGQPLPNDDDLRKDNPNRVPAEARRIMEEMGIDPSFENDVSEDD; translated from the coding sequence ATGGCAGAATGGAACGGTAAATATATTCACCCCTACGCAGAGCATGGCAAGAAGAGCGAACAGGTAAAGAAAGTCACTGTCTCTATACCTATTAATGTGCTTAAGGCGCTTACTGATGAGCGTACTCGCCGCCAAATCAATAATTTGCGTCACGCCACTAATTCAGAACTGTTGTGTGAAGCATTTTTGCATGCGTTTACCGGTCAACCATTGCCTAACGATGATGACCTGCGCAAAGACAATCCTAATCGCGTACCGGCTGAAGCAAGACGCATTATGGAAGAAATGGGCATTGATCCAAGCTTCGAAAACGATGTGTCGGAAGACGACTGA
- the metF gene encoding methylenetetrahydrofolate reductase codes for MVSYAQGIDALNQSLSELRDIDVSFEFFPPKTEAMEQTLWKSVERLAPLKPSYMSVTYGANSGERDRTHDVVKRIQQQTGVAAVPHLTCVDASRDELKQIAKDYWDSGIRRIVALRGDLPPGVEKTEMYASDLVALLKDVADFDISVAAYPEKHPEAPNAQFDLLNLKRKAEAGATEAITQFFFDTSVYLRFRDRAAAAGVDLDIVPGILPVTNYQTLVKFAGFTNVHVPGWLHKMFDGLDADDQATRNLIGANIAMDQVKVLAKEGVKHFHFYTLNRSELSYAICHMLGVRSGA; via the coding sequence ATGGTTTCTTACGCACAAGGTATCGATGCATTAAACCAGTCCCTGTCGGAACTGCGTGATATTGATGTATCTTTTGAATTCTTTCCGCCTAAAACGGAAGCCATGGAACAGACCCTGTGGAAGTCAGTTGAACGTCTAGCGCCACTAAAGCCAAGCTACATGTCGGTAACCTACGGCGCGAATAGCGGTGAGCGTGACAGAACCCACGACGTTGTAAAACGCATTCAGCAGCAAACCGGTGTCGCGGCGGTTCCTCACTTGACCTGTGTTGATGCTAGCCGTGATGAGCTTAAGCAAATTGCAAAAGACTACTGGGACTCAGGTATTCGCCGTATTGTTGCGCTTCGTGGCGATTTACCGCCAGGAGTAGAAAAGACAGAGATGTATGCCTCTGATCTTGTTGCCTTGCTAAAAGACGTTGCCGATTTTGATATTTCTGTTGCTGCCTATCCAGAGAAGCACCCTGAAGCACCAAATGCGCAGTTTGATTTACTAAACCTTAAGCGCAAAGCAGAAGCAGGTGCCACAGAAGCGATAACCCAGTTCTTTTTCGATACGAGTGTGTACCTTCGATTTAGAGACCGTGCAGCCGCAGCGGGTGTCGACTTAGATATCGTTCCGGGTATTTTGCCGGTAACCAACTACCAAACACTGGTGAAATTTGCGGGGTTCACAAATGTTCATGTGCCGGGATGGTTACACAAAATGTTCGACGGCCTTGATGCCGACGACCAAGCTACCCGTAATCTTATAGGCGCTAACATTGCTATGGACCAAGTTAAAGTACTCGCTAAAGAAGGGGTAAAACACTTCCATTTCTATACGTTGAACCGTAGTGAATTAAGCTACGCCATCTGCCACATGCTCGGCGTGCGTTCAGGCGCTTAA
- a CDS encoding malic enzyme-like NAD(P)-binding protein, translating into MSDFRQRALDYHAKPTPGKIRVELSKPADSVDDLALAYSPGVAEPVREIAEDADNAYKYTGKGNLVAVISNGTAILGLGNLGPLASKPVMEGKALLFKRFAGLDAIDIEVKHRTTEEFINTVANIADTFGGINLEDIKAPECFEIEQELIKRCKIPVFHDDQHGTAIVTAAGMLNALEIQGKSIESAKIVCMGAGAAAVACMELLIKCGAQRERIYMLDRKGVIHTRREDLTEHKKLFANNTDKRTLEDVMEGADIFVGVSGPDVLPPETLALMAENPIVFACSNPDPEIKPELAHEVRKDLIMATGRSDYPNQVNNVLCFPFIFRGALDVRATAINDEMKVAAVEALRAITKEPVPEEVLAASKSTSLTFGKEYIIPKPMDPRLCERIATAVSKAAIESGVARVPESPEE; encoded by the coding sequence ATGTCAGATTTTAGACAACGCGCACTCGACTATCACGCCAAACCCACACCTGGAAAAATCCGCGTAGAGTTATCTAAACCAGCCGACAGCGTCGATGACCTTGCTCTTGCCTATAGCCCAGGCGTTGCCGAGCCGGTCAGAGAAATTGCCGAAGATGCAGATAACGCCTATAAGTACACGGGTAAAGGAAACCTGGTTGCCGTTATCAGTAACGGAACCGCGATTTTAGGGCTGGGTAACCTAGGCCCACTGGCATCGAAACCTGTTATGGAAGGTAAAGCCCTTCTGTTTAAACGCTTTGCTGGCCTGGATGCCATTGACATTGAGGTGAAGCATCGTACAACCGAAGAGTTCATTAATACGGTAGCGAATATCGCTGACACATTTGGCGGCATTAACTTAGAAGACATTAAAGCGCCTGAATGCTTTGAGATTGAACAAGAGCTAATTAAGCGCTGTAAAATTCCGGTATTCCATGATGATCAGCACGGTACCGCTATTGTAACTGCAGCGGGCATGCTTAATGCTCTGGAAATTCAGGGTAAAAGCATAGAGAGCGCTAAAATTGTGTGTATGGGTGCCGGTGCAGCAGCGGTCGCTTGTATGGAACTGCTTATTAAGTGTGGTGCCCAGCGCGAACGTATTTATATGCTAGACAGAAAAGGCGTTATCCATACTCGTCGCGAAGACTTAACTGAGCATAAAAAGCTATTTGCTAACAATACTGACAAGCGTACGCTTGAAGATGTAATGGAAGGTGCGGATATTTTTGTTGGTGTGTCTGGACCGGATGTTTTACCACCAGAAACACTGGCCTTGATGGCTGAAAACCCAATTGTATTTGCATGTTCTAACCCAGACCCTGAGATAAAGCCTGAACTTGCTCACGAAGTACGTAAAGATCTTATTATGGCCACTGGACGTTCGGACTACCCTAACCAAGTAAATAACGTACTGTGCTTCCCGTTTATTTTCCGTGGCGCGCTAGATGTTCGTGCAACGGCCATCAACGATGAAATGAAAGTAGCAGCAGTAGAAGCCCTTCGTGCTATTACGAAAGAGCCTGTACCAGAAGAAGTACTAGCTGCCAGTAAGAGTACTAGTCTGACATTTGGTAAGGAATACATTATTCCTAAACCTATGGATCCGCGTTTATGCGAGCGTATTGCTACCGCCGTATCTAAGGCTGCGATTGAATCTGGCGTTGCACGCGTGCCTGAAAGCCCAGAAGAATAA
- a CDS encoding virulence factor BrkB family protein — translation MDLDKVKALYDNVTPQVRDLFSIFIKRCREDNITISAGHLAYVTLLSLVPFIMVTFTIMSAFPAFASVRSKLEHFVFSNFVPTASDVVHKYMTDFVGNASQMSAIGILSLLVVALMLISNVDKTLNRIWRTQSDRPIVYTFAIYWMVITLGPMLIGSSVVVSSYLTGLAAFTEEYTPGLGTFLLSLVPSGAAMLAFTILYMVVPNRRVFARHALVGAIVATIAFEITKSGFALYVTNFPSYELIYGALAVVPILFLWVYLSWIIVLFGAEFTCSLGEAFENRKAENEPRKVPQE, via the coding sequence GTGGATTTAGACAAGGTTAAAGCCTTATATGACAATGTTACTCCTCAGGTTAGAGATCTCTTTAGCATCTTTATAAAGCGCTGTAGAGAGGACAATATTACTATCTCTGCTGGGCATTTAGCCTATGTAACGTTGTTATCTTTAGTACCATTTATCATGGTGACCTTTACCATTATGTCGGCTTTTCCTGCCTTCGCATCTGTGAGAAGCAAACTCGAACATTTTGTTTTTAGCAACTTTGTTCCTACCGCCAGTGATGTGGTGCATAAATACATGACCGATTTTGTAGGCAATGCCTCACAAATGAGTGCTATTGGTATTTTGTCGCTGCTGGTCGTTGCGTTAATGCTTATATCAAACGTAGATAAAACCCTGAATAGAATTTGGCGTACGCAAAGTGACAGACCGATTGTGTATACCTTTGCTATTTACTGGATGGTGATCACTCTTGGTCCTATGTTAATCGGCTCTAGTGTGGTGGTCAGTTCTTATTTGACGGGATTAGCGGCATTCACCGAAGAATACACACCAGGTCTTGGTACTTTCTTACTCAGCCTTGTACCAAGCGGCGCAGCCATGCTTGCTTTCACCATTTTATACATGGTGGTTCCTAATAGAAGAGTCTTTGCTCGTCACGCACTGGTGGGCGCTATCGTGGCTACTATCGCTTTTGAAATTACCAAGTCAGGCTTTGCGCTATATGTTACGAACTTTCCTTCGTACGAACTTATTTACGGCGCGCTTGCGGTGGTACCCATTCTGTTTTTATGGGTGTATTTGTCGTGGATAATTGTACTGTTTGGTGCTGAATTTACCTGCAGCTTGGGTGAAGCGTTTGAAAACCGAAAAGCAGAGAACGAACCCCGCAAGGTACCTCAAGAATAA